The window AGGCTAATAAGGCTGCGACGAAAAGTCTTGCAAAGTTCATGCGGTGCTAGGCTCCTTTTTCTGCGATTCATAATAATGTAATCTTATCAAGAATTTATTACAAAGAAAGGCGCGTTTTTCTTACGTGTTTCTGACAAATTTCCGACTGAGGCGGAAATTTGTGAACAGGAATTTTTTTTTCAACGGCGAATTTCTTTCTAGACTGGAACGAAGTCGTCGGAAGCGTTCGTTATGATGGTGAGGAGGATGTTGTTATGGATTTGGCGGCTTATATCGATCATACGGTATTGAAACCGGATGCGACGAGTGAGGATGTGCGCATATTGTGCAGCGAGGCGAAAGAGCATCAGTTTGCCGCTGTATGCGTCAACCCTTGTTTTGTCGATCTGGCGGCGCATTTATTAAAAGGCAGCAACGTTAAGGTGGCGACGGTCATCGGCTTTCCGCTCGGCGCGAACTTGAGCAGCGTCAAGGCTTTCGAAACCGAACAGGCCGTTTTGCAAAAAGCCGATGAAATCGATATGGTGATCAATCTCGGTGCTGCGAAACTGGGCCTCTGGGAAGCGGTGCAGGCCGATATCGAGGCGGTCGTTACAGCCGCAGACGGCAGGACCGTTAAGGTGATCGTCGAGACCGGGCTTTTGAACAAGAGCGAAAAAAGACGGGTCTGTGAAACGGTTCTAGCAAGCGGCGCGCATTTCATCAAGACGTCGACCGGCTTCGGGCCGGGCGGTGCGACGGTAGAAGATGTGGCCTTATTCAAATCGATCGTCGGCGACCGGATCGGGATCAAAGCATCCGGCGGCGTGCGCAGCAAAGAAGATGCCGAAAGAATGATTGCCGCCGGTGCAACGCGGATCGGGACAAGCGGCGGCGTGAAGATCGTCAGCGGCTGAGTTGGCAAAGGCGTTGAAGAAAAAAAGAAAAACGTTATGGATGAGCAAATTATACATGGATGTATAAAAGAAGGTGCCCCATGAAAGTTTTGTTGGTTGAGGATGATTGCAAACTTCTCGATGCACTGTCACACCTGCTGAAAGAAACCGGCTATGTCGTCGATAGCGCGGCGGATGGCGAGGCGGGAAGCGAAATGGCGGCGATGGGAGTGTATGACGTCATCGTTCTTGACCGGATGCTGCCGAAACTGGACGGTCTTTCTTTGTTGAAAGAGATTCGCGAGCGGGGCGTCGATACGCCGATTTTGCTTCTGACTGCGCTGGATGCGCCGGAGCAAAGGGTGGAAGGCCTGCATGCGGGCGCGGATGATTATCTGATCAAGCCGTTTTTTGCCGCAGAGTTGATCGCGCGGCTGAAGAATTTGACCCGCCGGAGCCATAAGGGGCTGGTGAATGACGCGATCACGGTCGGCTCGTTGACGCTCGAGCCATTGCGCAGCCAAGTGGTAAAGGGGCGGGATACGTTTCAATTGACGACCAAAGAAATGCTGCTCTTGGAACTCTTGATGATCAATGCAGGGCAAGTCGTGACGCGCGAATGTATTATGGCCAAGATCTGGGGTTATAATTCGGATTGCGATTTTGCCAGCATCGATGTCTACATCCATTTTTTACGCAAGAAATTGAATGTTTCCAATATCCGTACGGTGCGCGGCATCGGTTATTGTTTGCAGGAGGATTGCCATGTTCCATAAACTGCGTCTTAAGCTTACGTTGGTCAACGCGTCGCTGATGCTGCTTTTATTCGCGCTTTTGATCGGCGGCGCGTACGGGTTATCTCAAGTTGATGCGAATGCGCGTGAAGAACATATCGGTGAGAGGATCATCGCCGACATACGGGCGGGGCGGCTGCAAGAAGTGCCGCTGCCGCCCGTTTTCCTGCCGGGCGGCGAAGGGCCGCCGCCCAAAGGACGTTTTTTTGCGCCTCCGCCGCCGCCGAATTCAAGGATTTTCTTCGTGAAGGTAAGCACTGCAGGAGAAATCCTCTTCCAGTCGAACGGCCAGCCGTTTTCGCAAGCGCAATTGGCGGCGCTTGTGGAAAATGTTTTTAATGCGAAAGAAAACAAAGGCATGTTGGCATGGGGTGACGGTGATTACTTCTATCAGAAAGAGCCGCCCAAGGACGGCGAAGCGGGAATCCTGCTCTTTCACGACCTGTCACAGGCCAAGCACATGCAGCGGACGGTGATGACGGCGCTTTTGGTCGTCGGCGTCATCTGCGCGCTCTTGTCGTTCGGCGCCAGTTTTTTTCTTGCCAACCGGGCGATGCTGCCAATCAAGAACGCCTGGCAACAGCAAAAGGATTTTCTTTCCGATGTTTCGCATGAACTGCGCACGCCGCTCGCCATCATTCAGACCAATCTCGAGATTGTGCGGCAAAAGCCGTGCGTTACGGTGGCCGAGCAGGACAAATGGCTGGAGAATATCCAGACAGAATGCGTCAGCATGGCAAAAATGGTGGACTCGTTGCTTTTTTTGGCGCGCTCGGATGCGCAGCAGCAGCAGCTTATAAAACAGCGTTTTGCGCTGCATGGCCTGGTCATACAAGTGGTCGCGTCGTTTCAGGCAATGGCGCTTGCTAAAGGCGTGACGCTTAGCGCTGAGGCGGAGGAAGCGATTGTCGGCTATGGCGATGAAATGCAGATCAGACAGGCGATCACCATCCTGCTCGATAACGCGCTGCGCCATACGTCAAGCGGCGGACGGGTCGACGTTTCGCTCACGCGAAGCGGCAAACGCGCGGTGATAACGGTGGCTGATTCCGGCGAAGGGATTGAGGCGGCGTATCTGGAAAAGATCTTTGACCGCTTCTACCAGGTCGATAAGGCGCGCAGCAACGGCGGCAGCGCGGGGCTGGGCCTGGCGATTGCCAAATGCATCAGCGAAAGCCATGGCGGAGGTATCGATGTGAGCAGCGTGGTGGGAAACGGTGCGACCTTTACGCTTTGGCTGCCGCTTGAAGCGGCGATACGTTGCAATGAGAAAAAGTGAAAATGAGGCAGACAAATAATTTGAAAAAATTTGTCTGCCTTGCTTTTTTTTAAGGCTGCTTTAAGATTTGCTGCCGAAAGATAAAACGAGAGGCAGATAAACTCTAGAAAGCAGGAGGGATATAGCGTGCGAATTTCATCCTTAAGCAACAATTGGTATCTGTATCAGCAAAACAAGACGCAGGACGCGAGCGACAGCAGCGTGACGCAGCAAACCGATCAGACAAGTACGAGAAAACAGCAGCATGGTCTGAGCAGCGAAGAAGCGCAAGCCGTATTTAGCGGCATGATGAACCAAGGATTCATCGCGCCGCCAGCATCAAGCAGCAACGATGATACGACGCAAAGCATTATGAGCTTTTTGGAAAAAGTCAAGAACGGCACCGCGACAAGCGACGACATCAGCAATCTGCAAAGCGTATTAAATGGCAGCAGCACGACAACAACCAGCGATACCACATCCGGTACGAGCAGTAGCCTAAGCATAGAAGACTTTTTCAAAAAAGTAAAAGACGGCACGGTGACCGACGAAGACCTTAGTACAATGCAGACACAACTAAATTCGATGCAAAGTCTTGCCGGTGCGGCGATGACGCCTCCGCCCGGACCGCCGCCTGGGCCGCCGCCCGGCGGAATGAAGGACAGCAGTACGCAAAGCAGCATCATCAGCTTTCTTGACAAGGTGAAAAACGGCACAGTGACCGCTGATGACCTGACCAGCCTACAGACTGTGCTTAACGCCAGCGACTCCGACAGTGCAAACGAGGCAAGTTCTTCGACAACGAATAGTGATGTACTGAGTTTGGAAGAGTTCTTAAAGAAGCTAAAAGAAGGCACGGTTACTGACGAGGATCTCAGCGCGCTGCAAACTATGCTGAACACGCAAAACGGAACAGCAGGAGCGGCCGGCATGCCGCCGCAGGGGCCGCCTCCGGGACCGCCGCCCGGCAACAAGGACAGTGATGATACGACCGACAGCATCATCAGCTTCTTAGATAAGGTGAAAAACGGTACGGCGACGGCGGCCGATCTGACCAGTTTGCAAACGGTACTGAATGCCGGCAGTTCCGAAAGCACGGACTCGACCAGTTCTTCAACGACGAGCACCAGCAGTACGTTGAGTCTGGAAGAATTCTTGAAAAAGCTGAAAGCCGGAACGGTGAGCGATGACGACCTCAGTGCGATGCAGACGGCGCTCAATTCGAGCGATTCCTCAAGCACGCAATTGTCCGCCGCGATGACGGAACAATTATTTAAAATGGCGATGACGGCCTATGAAAACAATTCGTACACGCCGGACTGGCTCAGCTCTTCCAGTACAAAATCGATTTATTCGGTATAGGCGGAGCACTGCCTCTTATTGAAAAGAAGAGCATAAAAAAGAGAAGTTCTCCTAATTGGATTTCATCGATTAGGAGAACTTCTCTTTTATTCGTATGGATGCGAAAGTCGCTTTGGTAAACTAAATTGGATAGTAATGCAGTGCATGAATAAAATCAGCTCTTTTTGCGAAAGTGGTTTCAGACTCAGTTAAATCAACCTAAATAAGAAAAAACAAATGAAGCAGAAAAATCTATTTTGCGAGGTTCGTTTTTGCGAAAAAAGCTGCGACGAATTTGCTCTCTTT of the Azotosporobacter soli genome contains:
- the deoC gene encoding deoxyribose-phosphate aldolase yields the protein MDLAAYIDHTVLKPDATSEDVRILCSEAKEHQFAAVCVNPCFVDLAAHLLKGSNVKVATVIGFPLGANLSSVKAFETEQAVLQKADEIDMVINLGAAKLGLWEAVQADIEAVVTAADGRTVKVIVETGLLNKSEKRRVCETVLASGAHFIKTSTGFGPGGATVEDVALFKSIVGDRIGIKASGGVRSKEDAERMIAAGATRIGTSGGVKIVSG
- a CDS encoding HAMP domain-containing sensor histidine kinase, whose translation is MFHKLRLKLTLVNASLMLLLFALLIGGAYGLSQVDANAREEHIGERIIADIRAGRLQEVPLPPVFLPGGEGPPPKGRFFAPPPPPNSRIFFVKVSTAGEILFQSNGQPFSQAQLAALVENVFNAKENKGMLAWGDGDYFYQKEPPKDGEAGILLFHDLSQAKHMQRTVMTALLVVGVICALLSFGASFFLANRAMLPIKNAWQQQKDFLSDVSHELRTPLAIIQTNLEIVRQKPCVTVAEQDKWLENIQTECVSMAKMVDSLLFLARSDAQQQQLIKQRFALHGLVIQVVASFQAMALAKGVTLSAEAEEAIVGYGDEMQIRQAITILLDNALRHTSSGGRVDVSLTRSGKRAVITVADSGEGIEAAYLEKIFDRFYQVDKARSNGGSAGLGLAIAKCISESHGGGIDVSSVVGNGATFTLWLPLEAAIRCNEKK
- a CDS encoding response regulator transcription factor; protein product: MKVLLVEDDCKLLDALSHLLKETGYVVDSAADGEAGSEMAAMGVYDVIVLDRMLPKLDGLSLLKEIRERGVDTPILLLTALDAPEQRVEGLHAGADDYLIKPFFAAELIARLKNLTRRSHKGLVNDAITVGSLTLEPLRSQVVKGRDTFQLTTKEMLLLELLMINAGQVVTRECIMAKIWGYNSDCDFASIDVYIHFLRKKLNVSNIRTVRGIGYCLQEDCHVP